Proteins encoded together in one Streptomyces sp. TLI_171 window:
- a CDS encoding nuclear transport factor 2 family protein, with the protein MAEAVSGNDRAAALEPDEEAVLAANQALYEALENGDLEAVESIWLGPDEADDKGGVFCVHPGWPALIGRAQVTRSYMLIMANTEYIQFFLTDVEVDVQGDVALVTCTENILSGGEPEEEGELGPLVGGKVVSTNLFRRTAGGWKLWSHHGSPVLTSGDDEDDEEDE; encoded by the coding sequence GTGGCGGAAGCAGTCAGCGGGAACGACCGGGCGGCGGCGCTGGAGCCGGACGAGGAGGCCGTGCTGGCGGCCAACCAGGCGCTGTACGAGGCACTGGAGAACGGCGACCTGGAGGCCGTCGAGTCGATCTGGCTGGGGCCGGACGAGGCGGACGACAAGGGCGGCGTGTTCTGCGTGCACCCGGGCTGGCCGGCGCTGATCGGCCGGGCCCAGGTGACCCGCTCGTACATGCTGATCATGGCGAACACCGAGTACATCCAGTTCTTCCTGACGGATGTCGAGGTGGACGTGCAGGGCGACGTGGCGCTCGTCACCTGCACCGAGAACATCCTCTCCGGCGGCGAGCCGGAGGAGGAGGGCGAGCTGGGGCCGCTGGTGGGCGGCAAGGTGGTGTCGACGAACCTGTTCCGGCGGACGGCCGGCGGCTGGAAGCTCTGGTCGCACCACGGTTCGCCGGTGCTCACCAGCGGCGACGACGAGGACGACGAGGAAGACGAGTAG
- a CDS encoding flavin reductase family protein yields the protein MPAPPTGDYRAVRVQRPAVPHRPRGARPGAAEATPEEFRAALAQLASGVSLLTVHDAEDGEDAGMTATSFLSVSLEPPLVLVSVREDSRMDELLSRTQDWAVSLLGEEHRTLASRFAMKGRLSDRLLFADTAWQRGPHSGAPLIDGALATVECRTEQRIPAGDHTLVLGRVLAAQVPAPAGRPLLYFRSGYRQLG from the coding sequence ATACCGGCTCCCCCGACCGGGGACTACCGTGCGGTACGTGTACAGCGCCCCGCAGTCCCCCACCGCCCCCGCGGCGCCCGCCCCGGAGCGGCCGAAGCCACCCCCGAGGAGTTCCGCGCCGCCCTCGCCCAACTGGCCTCCGGCGTCTCGCTGCTGACGGTCCACGACGCCGAGGACGGCGAGGACGCGGGGATGACCGCCACCTCGTTCCTGTCCGTCTCGCTGGAGCCGCCGCTGGTCCTGGTCTCGGTGCGGGAGGACTCCCGGATGGACGAGCTGCTGTCCCGGACCCAGGACTGGGCGGTCTCGCTGCTCGGCGAGGAGCACCGCACCCTCGCCTCGCGCTTCGCCATGAAGGGGCGGCTCAGCGACCGCCTGCTGTTCGCCGACACCGCCTGGCAGCGCGGCCCGCACTCGGGCGCACCGCTGATCGACGGCGCGCTGGCCACCGTGGAGTGCCGCACCGAGCAGCGGATCCCCGCCGGGGACCACACCCTGGTGCTCGGCCGGGTACTGGCCGCGCAGGTGCCCGCGCCCGCCGGACGGCCGCTGCTGTACTTCCGCTCCGGCTACCGGCAGCTGGGCTGA
- the folP gene encoding dihydropteroate synthase, protein MGRMSENVPGLPVLSRCAVMGVVNVTPDSFSDGGMWLDPGKAVAHGLDLVARGADLVDVGGESTRPGAVRVTEAEELRRVVPVVTELARAGVVVSVDTMRASVAAAAVAAGARVINDVSGGLADAEMARVVAETGAPFVVMHWRGQSADMDSLAVYGDVVADVVRELTARVEELLAAGVKEEQLILDPGLGFAKTSEHNWALLGRLDALTALGRPVLVAASRKRFLGTLLANPETGELRPARQRDDATAAVSVLSAKAGAWAVRVHDVSGTADAVRVVAAWEQAAQRG, encoded by the coding sequence ATGGGGCGTATGAGCGAGAACGTCCCCGGCCTGCCAGTCCTGTCGCGCTGTGCGGTGATGGGGGTGGTCAACGTCACGCCCGACTCGTTCTCGGACGGGGGGATGTGGCTGGACCCGGGCAAGGCGGTGGCGCACGGGCTGGACCTGGTGGCGCGGGGCGCGGACCTGGTCGACGTGGGCGGGGAGTCGACGCGGCCGGGTGCGGTGCGGGTGACCGAGGCCGAGGAGCTGCGCCGGGTCGTGCCCGTGGTGACCGAGCTGGCGCGGGCGGGCGTGGTGGTGTCGGTGGACACCATGCGGGCGAGCGTCGCGGCGGCGGCGGTGGCCGCGGGCGCCCGGGTGATCAACGACGTGTCCGGCGGACTCGCGGACGCCGAGATGGCCCGGGTGGTCGCCGAGACGGGCGCGCCGTTCGTGGTGATGCACTGGCGCGGGCAGTCGGCGGACATGGACAGCCTCGCGGTGTACGGGGACGTGGTCGCGGACGTGGTGCGGGAGTTGACGGCCCGGGTGGAGGAGCTGCTGGCGGCGGGGGTGAAGGAGGAGCAGCTGATCCTGGATCCGGGGCTGGGGTTCGCGAAGACCAGCGAGCACAACTGGGCCCTGCTGGGCCGGCTGGACGCGCTGACGGCGCTGGGACGGCCGGTGCTGGTGGCCGCTTCGCGCAAGCGCTTCCTGGGTACGCTGCTGGCCAACCCGGAAACCGGGGAGCTGCGCCCGGCGCGGCAGCGGGACGACGCCACGGCGGCGGTCTCGGTGCTGTCGGCGAAGGCGGGTGCCTGGGCGGTACGGGTGCATGACGTGTCCGGCACGGCTGACGCCGTACGAGTCGTCGCGGCCTGGGAGCAGGCGGCGCAGAGGGGGTAG
- a CDS encoding TerD family protein: MPVSLSKGGNVSLTKEAPGLTAVTVGLGWDVRTTTGAEFDLDASAIVLNGEGRVYSDRHFIFFNNTSTPDSTVVHTGDNRTGEGSGDDEQINVNLAALPADVTRITFPVSIYEGNTRGQSFGQVRNAYIRVLNQAGGAEIARYDLSEDAATETAMIFGELYRNGAEWKFRAIGQGYASGLVGIAQDFGVNV, from the coding sequence ATGCCCGTGAGCCTCTCCAAGGGTGGCAACGTCTCGCTGACCAAGGAGGCCCCCGGCCTGACCGCGGTCACCGTCGGCCTCGGCTGGGACGTACGCACCACCACCGGCGCCGAGTTCGACCTGGACGCCAGCGCGATCGTCCTGAACGGTGAGGGCCGGGTCTACTCGGACCGCCACTTCATCTTCTTCAACAACACCAGCACCCCGGACAGCACCGTCGTCCACACCGGCGACAACCGCACCGGCGAGGGCTCCGGCGACGACGAGCAGATCAACGTCAACCTGGCCGCGCTGCCCGCCGACGTCACCCGGATCACCTTCCCGGTGTCGATCTACGAGGGCAACACCCGCGGCCAGAGCTTCGGCCAGGTCCGCAACGCCTACATCCGGGTGCTCAACCAGGCCGGCGGCGCCGAGATCGCCCGCTACGACCTGTCCGAGGACGCGGCCACCGAGACCGCGATGATCTTCGGCGAGCTGTACCGCAACGGCGCCGAGTGGAAGTTCCGCGCCATCGGCCAGGGCTACGCCTCCGGCCTGGTCGGCATCGCCCAGGACTTCGGCGTCAACGTCTGA
- the arfB gene encoding alternative ribosome rescue aminoacyl-tRNA hydrolase ArfB — protein sequence MTEPVRVRGSVVVPDAELVWRFSRSSGPGGQHVNTSDSKVELRWDLAASEALPPVWKERALERLASRLVDGVLTVRASEHRSQWRNREVAAARLASLLGEATAPPPKARRATKPTRGMIERRLETKRHRSGLKQGRGRIRPE from the coding sequence ATGACTGAGCCCGTGCGCGTACGGGGTTCGGTGGTCGTCCCCGACGCCGAGCTCGTCTGGCGCTTCTCCCGTTCCTCCGGCCCCGGCGGCCAGCACGTCAACACCTCGGACAGCAAGGTCGAGCTCCGCTGGGACCTCGCGGCCTCCGAGGCGCTGCCCCCGGTGTGGAAGGAGCGCGCCCTGGAGCGGCTGGCCTCCCGCCTGGTGGACGGGGTGCTGACGGTCCGCGCCTCCGAGCACCGCTCGCAGTGGCGCAACCGGGAGGTGGCGGCCGCCCGGCTGGCCTCGCTGCTCGGCGAGGCCACCGCCCCGCCGCCGAAGGCCCGGCGGGCCACCAAGCCCACCCGCGGCATGATCGAGCGCCGGCTGGAGACCAAGCGGCACCGCTCCGGGCTCAAGCAGGGCCGCGGCCGGATCCGCCCGGAGTGA
- the folK gene encoding 2-amino-4-hydroxy-6-hydroxymethyldihydropteridine diphosphokinase produces MATTDPTATPSTSDLQGKVDRVESTLHETRTAAVALGSNLGNRLETLQGAVDALEDTPGVRVTAVSAVYETDAVGGPAEQPSYFNAVAVVRTSLPPQDLLERANAVEDAFGRVRTVRWGPRTLDVDILAYEGVSSDDPQLTLPHPRAHERAFVLAPWQSADPEAELPGRGPVAELLAGLGGAEAQGVRLRADLRLSLPE; encoded by the coding sequence TTGGCCACGACCGACCCGACCGCCACGCCGAGCACGTCCGACCTGCAGGGCAAGGTGGACCGCGTGGAGTCCACCCTGCACGAGACCCGTACCGCCGCCGTCGCCCTCGGCAGCAACCTGGGCAACCGCCTGGAGACCCTGCAGGGCGCGGTGGACGCCCTGGAGGACACCCCCGGGGTGCGGGTGACCGCGGTGTCCGCGGTGTACGAGACCGACGCCGTGGGTGGCCCTGCCGAGCAGCCCAGCTACTTCAACGCCGTCGCGGTGGTGCGCACCTCGCTGCCGCCGCAGGACCTGCTGGAGCGGGCCAACGCGGTGGAGGATGCGTTCGGCCGGGTCCGCACCGTCCGCTGGGGGCCGCGCACCCTGGACGTCGACATCCTCGCCTACGAGGGCGTCAGCAGCGACGACCCGCAGCTGACGCTGCCTCACCCGCGGGCCCACGAGCGGGCGTTCGTGCTGGCCCCGTGGCAGAGCGCCGACCCGGAGGCCGAACTGCCGGGCCGCGGCCCGGTCGCCGAGCTGCTGGCCGGCCTCGGCGGGGCCGAGGCGCAGGGCGTCCGGCTGCGGGCGGACCTGCGGCTGAGCCTGCCGGAGTGA
- a CDS encoding phosphatidylglycerol lysyltransferase domain-containing protein, producing MSAPVSAETTSEAPRRRGLQALRTQAAAVPRPWLPGAVGYAALAIGLIDIACAIFPKLRLTKMHLWAGQLPGGTTSLAAAGTLMVGMLLVLLAHALRRRKRRAWRAVCVLLPVGAALHLLRWHQFGQAAVSLALLAVLLVHQREFYAKADPRTRWRAVVNFVVLGVVSVLLGLVIVSVRWKAEVGDPTLFARLEQVGYGLFGFEGPIHYTSDRIADLVGYSLGALGLVTALTTAYLALRPEKPEPELTPEDELRVRELLARHGRRDSLGYFALRRDKSVLFSPTGKAAISYRVVSGVMLASGDPVGDVEAWPGAIKVFMTTAREHAWVPAVMGCSEVGGEVWTREAELDALELGDEAIVDTASFSLSGRAMRNVRQMVKRIERNGYSCKVRRVGDLTLDEKRRIADAAARWRGTDTERGFSMALGRFGDAGDDECVVVTAHKAPEEGESATGSGDDLKAVLHFVPWGEDGISLELMRRDREADPGLNELLIVAALQEVGAMGIRRVSLNFAMFRSALARGERIGAGPVLRAWRGLLVFLSRWFQIESLYKFNAKFQPSWEPRFLVYKNTRDLPRIGFAAMQAEAFITLGMPRFGRKRQRQGLMPEPSAQLHKAA from the coding sequence ATGAGCGCTCCCGTGTCCGCTGAGACGACGTCCGAAGCACCCCGCCGCCGGGGTCTCCAGGCGCTCCGCACCCAGGCCGCCGCGGTGCCGCGGCCCTGGCTGCCGGGAGCGGTCGGGTACGCGGCGCTGGCGATCGGCCTGATCGACATCGCCTGCGCGATCTTCCCCAAGCTCCGGCTCACCAAGATGCACCTCTGGGCCGGCCAACTCCCGGGCGGCACCACCTCGCTGGCCGCCGCCGGCACCCTGATGGTGGGCATGCTGCTGGTGCTGCTCGCGCACGCCCTGCGCCGCCGCAAGCGCCGCGCCTGGCGCGCGGTCTGCGTGCTGCTGCCGGTCGGCGCCGCCCTGCACCTGCTGCGCTGGCACCAGTTCGGGCAGGCCGCCGTCTCGCTGGCGCTGCTCGCCGTGCTGCTGGTGCACCAGCGCGAGTTCTACGCCAAGGCCGACCCGCGGACCCGCTGGCGGGCCGTCGTCAACTTCGTGGTGCTCGGCGTCGTCTCGGTGCTGCTCGGCCTGGTCATCGTCTCGGTCCGGTGGAAGGCCGAGGTCGGCGACCCGACGCTGTTCGCCCGCCTGGAGCAGGTCGGCTACGGCCTGTTCGGCTTCGAGGGCCCCATCCACTACACCTCCGACCGGATCGCCGACCTGGTCGGCTACTCGCTCGGCGCGCTCGGCCTGGTCACCGCCCTCACCACCGCGTACCTGGCGCTGCGCCCCGAGAAGCCCGAACCCGAGCTCACCCCCGAGGACGAGCTGCGGGTCCGCGAGCTGCTCGCCCGGCACGGCCGCCGCGACTCGCTCGGCTACTTCGCGCTGCGCCGCGACAAGAGCGTGCTGTTCTCGCCCACCGGCAAGGCCGCCATCTCCTACCGCGTCGTCTCCGGCGTGATGCTCGCCTCCGGCGACCCGGTCGGCGACGTCGAGGCCTGGCCCGGGGCGATCAAGGTCTTCATGACCACCGCCCGCGAACACGCCTGGGTGCCCGCCGTGATGGGCTGCTCCGAGGTCGGCGGCGAGGTCTGGACCCGGGAGGCCGAACTCGACGCCCTCGAACTCGGCGACGAGGCCATCGTCGACACCGCGTCCTTCTCGCTCTCCGGCCGCGCCATGCGCAACGTCCGCCAGATGGTCAAGCGGATCGAACGCAACGGCTACTCCTGCAAGGTTCGCCGGGTCGGCGACCTCACCCTCGACGAGAAGCGCCGGATCGCCGACGCCGCCGCCCGCTGGCGCGGCACCGACACCGAACGCGGCTTCTCCATGGCCCTCGGCCGGTTCGGCGACGCCGGCGACGACGAGTGCGTGGTCGTCACCGCGCACAAGGCGCCGGAGGAGGGCGAGAGCGCCACCGGCTCCGGGGACGACCTGAAGGCGGTGCTGCACTTCGTCCCCTGGGGCGAGGACGGCATCTCGCTGGAGCTGATGCGCCGCGACCGGGAGGCCGACCCCGGCCTGAACGAACTGCTGATCGTCGCCGCCCTCCAGGAGGTCGGCGCGATGGGCATCCGCCGGGTCTCGCTGAACTTCGCGATGTTCCGCTCCGCGCTCGCCCGCGGCGAGCGGATCGGCGCCGGGCCGGTGCTGCGCGCCTGGCGCGGCCTGCTGGTCTTCCTCTCGCGGTGGTTCCAGATCGAGTCGCTGTACAAGTTCAACGCCAAGTTCCAGCCCAGCTGGGAGCCGCGCTTCCTGGTCTACAAGAACACCCGCGACCTCCCGCGGATCGGCTTCGCCGCGATGCAGGCGGAAGCCTTCATCACCCTCGGCATGCCCCGCTTCGGCCGCAAGCGCCAGCGGCAGGGCCTGATGCCGGAGCCCTCGGCGCAGCTCCACAAGGCCGCCTGA
- a CDS encoding DUF3180 domain-containing protein, producing MKPLRLRLLLGIIAITGVLSWGGARLWAALGTLPAVPAYAPYVLAAIAVVLLAAAISLRSRLKAVRERQPGAKRVDPLHAARALVLGQASALVSAVVTGIYGGVGVYLLGSLDNASRRSQAQTAGLAVLAGAAVIAVALWLQHVCRLPEDHDDPNHPRGTAASR from the coding sequence GTGAAGCCGCTCCGTCTCCGCCTGTTGCTCGGCATCATCGCGATCACGGGGGTGCTGTCCTGGGGCGGCGCCCGGCTGTGGGCCGCGCTGGGCACGCTGCCCGCGGTGCCCGCCTACGCGCCGTACGTGCTGGCGGCGATCGCCGTGGTGCTGCTGGCCGCGGCGATCTCGCTGCGCAGCCGGCTGAAGGCGGTGCGGGAGCGGCAGCCGGGGGCGAAGCGGGTCGATCCGCTGCACGCGGCGCGGGCGCTGGTGCTGGGACAGGCCAGTGCGCTGGTCTCCGCGGTGGTGACGGGCATCTATGGCGGCGTCGGAGTGTACCTGCTCGGCTCGCTGGACAACGCCTCCCGCCGCTCCCAGGCGCAGACCGCGGGGTTGGCGGTGCTGGCCGGGGCGGCGGTGATCGCGGTGGCGCTGTGGCTGCAGCACGTCTGCCGGCTCCCCGAGGACCACGACGACCCGAACCACCCGCGCGGGACGGCCGCCTCGCGCTGA
- the nagA gene encoding N-acetylglucosamine-6-phosphate deacetylase has product MTADRTALAGARLVLPGGVIDGGRLSVQGSRIAGLGGETEPDDLDLTGYTVVPGFVDLHVHGGGGASYASGIAEEALTAARTHLEHGTTTTMASTVTGEIDEVCRQAAVLSELVEDGVLAGIHFEGPFISHNRCGAHRPDLLRDPDPALVRKLADAGRGHTKMFTLAPELPGGLESVRMLSDLGIIAAVGHTDSDYEVTLQAIDAGATVATHLFNAMPGIQHRAPGPIVALLEDERVTVELVNDGIHLHPSVVELAYGTAGAERVALITDAMGAAGMGDGLYPLGPLQVRVENGVARLVEGGSIAGSTLTLDVAFQRAVTVLGLSLNQAVTSLSTVPARLLGLGDTLGTLEAGKNADLVVLDSDSYQLVAVMRRGEWIVGADRFARAGNPA; this is encoded by the coding sequence GTGACCGCGGACCGTACAGCACTGGCCGGCGCCCGACTGGTCCTTCCCGGCGGGGTGATCGACGGCGGCCGGCTCTCCGTCCAGGGCTCCCGCATCGCGGGCCTCGGCGGCGAGACGGAACCGGACGACCTCGACCTGACCGGGTACACCGTCGTCCCCGGCTTCGTCGACCTGCACGTGCACGGCGGCGGCGGCGCCTCGTACGCCTCCGGCATCGCCGAGGAGGCGCTCACCGCCGCCCGCACGCACCTGGAGCACGGCACCACCACGACGATGGCCTCCACCGTCACCGGCGAGATCGACGAGGTCTGCCGGCAGGCGGCAGTGCTCTCCGAGCTGGTCGAGGACGGCGTGCTGGCCGGCATCCACTTCGAGGGCCCGTTCATCTCGCACAACCGGTGCGGCGCCCACCGCCCCGACCTGCTCCGCGACCCCGACCCGGCGCTGGTGCGCAAGCTCGCCGACGCCGGCCGCGGCCACACGAAGATGTTCACCCTCGCCCCGGAGCTCCCCGGCGGGCTGGAGTCCGTCCGGATGCTGTCCGACCTCGGCATCATCGCCGCCGTCGGCCACACCGACTCCGACTACGAGGTCACCCTGCAGGCGATCGACGCCGGGGCGACCGTCGCCACCCACCTGTTCAACGCGATGCCGGGCATCCAGCACCGCGCCCCGGGCCCGATCGTCGCCCTGCTCGAGGACGAGCGGGTCACCGTCGAGCTGGTCAACGACGGCATCCACCTGCACCCCTCGGTGGTCGAGCTCGCCTACGGCACGGCCGGCGCCGAGCGCGTCGCGCTGATCACCGACGCGATGGGCGCCGCCGGCATGGGTGACGGCCTGTACCCGCTCGGCCCGCTCCAGGTCCGGGTCGAGAACGGCGTCGCCCGGCTGGTCGAGGGCGGCTCCATCGCCGGCTCCACCCTCACCCTGGACGTCGCCTTCCAGCGCGCCGTCACCGTCCTCGGCCTGTCGCTCAACCAGGCCGTCACCTCGCTGTCCACCGTCCCCGCCCGGCTGCTGGGCCTGGGCGACACCCTCGGCACCCTGGAGGCTGGCAAGAACGCCGACCTGGTCGTCCTCGACTCCGACAGCTACCAGCTCGTCGCGGTGATGCGCCGCGGCGAGTGGATCGTCGGCGCGGACCGCTTCGCCAGGGCCGGTAACCCGGCCTGA
- a CDS encoding ketose-bisphosphate aldolase: MPLARTSDLLATASAEKRGLPAFNVITLEHAEAIAAGAEAAGTPVVLQLSQNAVAFRGGRLLPIARACAEVAAAARVPVSLHLDHVEDVDLLRAAPAAGFSSAMFDASALPHDENVKATAEAAAWAHRHGLHLEAELGRVGGKNGEPPLGAHAPGARTDPAEAARYVADTAVDALAVAVGSSHAMTSRTASLDHALIRELAAAVPVPLVLHGSSGVPDAALAEAVAAGMVKINIGTALNLAYTPAVRDHLAAHPAATDPRRYLTAAREAMTRTVEQLARVVSAR, encoded by the coding sequence GTGCCGCTCGCCCGTACCTCCGACCTGCTCGCCACCGCCTCCGCCGAGAAGCGCGGCCTGCCCGCGTTCAACGTGATCACCCTGGAGCACGCCGAGGCCATCGCCGCCGGCGCCGAGGCCGCCGGGACGCCCGTCGTCCTCCAGCTCAGCCAGAACGCGGTCGCCTTCCGCGGCGGACGCCTGCTGCCGATCGCCCGTGCCTGCGCCGAGGTGGCCGCCGCCGCGCGGGTCCCCGTCTCGCTACACCTGGACCACGTCGAGGACGTGGACCTGCTGCGCGCGGCGCCCGCCGCCGGATTCTCCTCCGCGATGTTCGACGCCTCCGCGCTGCCGCACGACGAGAACGTGAAGGCCACCGCCGAGGCCGCCGCCTGGGCGCACCGCCACGGCCTGCACCTGGAGGCCGAGCTGGGCCGGGTCGGCGGCAAGAACGGTGAGCCGCCGCTCGGCGCGCACGCCCCCGGGGCCCGCACCGACCCCGCGGAGGCCGCCCGCTACGTCGCCGACACCGCCGTCGACGCGCTCGCGGTCGCGGTCGGCTCCTCGCACGCGATGACCTCCAGGACGGCGAGCCTGGACCACGCGCTGATCCGCGAACTGGCCGCGGCCGTCCCCGTCCCGCTGGTCCTGCACGGCAGTTCCGGCGTCCCCGACGCGGCCCTGGCCGAGGCCGTCGCCGCCGGCATGGTCAAGATCAACATCGGCACGGCGCTCAACCTCGCCTACACCCCGGCCGTCCGCGACCACCTGGCCGCGCACCCCGCCGCCACCGACCCGCGCAGGTACCTGACGGCGGCCCGGGAGGCGATGACCAGGACGGTCGAGCAGCTGGCCCGGGTGGTGTCCGCCCGCTGA
- a CDS encoding diguanylate cyclase domain-containing protein, with the protein MEAESEPYVRLATLRTLHRVVADLNAARSLAGTLQAVVEGAVHGLGFDAAAVSLVRPDGDLVVAAVWEIEESAFGGPAVLLGQVGSRESWERMLQVSDHWGTLRFLPHDRGWAIGTDIPTWTGDGPMPVYNNDWHPADVLLAPMYSAGGDLLGILSVDRPRSGKRPGAWTREALEMFSLQASIAIGNARLRAEMQRALARLEKEQQALRASEESFRQAFEYAPSGMAITELHGDAMGQLTRVNDALCRLLGRPRATLRQQRFADLVHPEDLDLLRRTSAEGGRAELRLARRDGGYQWVCLRNSVVADATEGPSFLLTHVEDIEDRKRHELQLAHRASHDALTGLPNGAELRARLARRLCPRSPHPELPGQAPPADTPYPASYATQDARPAPGVPAPLTHGYAAPDGALERDRAAFADGQVLRHDGTPAHHVHAVVPTDQPPAGDLWHGHRRAGPAGDKGLAVLYCDLDGFKLVNDRYGHNAGDAVLIEIARRLQQVVREGDTVARMSGDEFVVLADGIGREEAKELAGRLRSAILPPMRIDNRAVRVGVSLGIGWAGCGMSIDEVLHSADERMYDEKRTRGSAARGSRGERSHRRAG; encoded by the coding sequence ATGGAAGCCGAGTCGGAGCCCTACGTCCGCCTCGCGACCCTCCGCACCTTGCACCGGGTCGTGGCGGACCTCAACGCTGCCCGGAGCCTGGCGGGAACCCTGCAGGCGGTCGTCGAGGGAGCGGTGCACGGGCTCGGGTTCGACGCCGCCGCGGTCAGCCTGGTGCGCCCCGACGGCGACCTCGTGGTCGCCGCCGTCTGGGAGATCGAGGAGAGCGCCTTCGGCGGGCCCGCCGTGCTGCTCGGCCAGGTCGGCTCCCGCGAGTCCTGGGAGCGGATGCTCCAGGTCTCCGACCACTGGGGCACCCTGCGCTTCCTGCCGCACGACCGCGGCTGGGCCATCGGCACCGACATCCCGACCTGGACCGGCGACGGCCCGATGCCCGTCTACAACAACGACTGGCACCCCGCCGACGTCCTGCTCGCCCCCATGTACAGCGCCGGCGGCGACCTGCTCGGCATCCTCTCCGTCGACCGCCCGCGCAGCGGCAAGCGCCCCGGCGCCTGGACCCGCGAAGCCCTGGAGATGTTCTCCCTGCAGGCCTCGATAGCCATCGGCAACGCCCGGCTGCGCGCCGAGATGCAGCGCGCCCTGGCCCGCCTGGAGAAGGAGCAGCAGGCCCTGCGCGCCAGCGAGGAGTCTTTCCGGCAGGCCTTCGAGTACGCCCCCAGCGGGATGGCCATCACCGAGCTGCACGGCGACGCCATGGGCCAGCTCACCCGGGTCAACGACGCCCTGTGCCGCCTGCTCGGCCGCCCCCGCGCCACCCTCCGCCAGCAGCGCTTCGCCGACCTGGTGCACCCCGAGGACCTCGACCTGCTGCGCCGCACCAGCGCCGAGGGCGGCCGCGCCGAACTACGGCTGGCCCGCCGCGACGGCGGCTACCAGTGGGTCTGCCTGCGCAACTCGGTGGTCGCCGACGCCACCGAGGGCCCCAGCTTCCTGCTCACCCACGTCGAGGACATCGAGGACCGCAAGCGCCACGAGCTCCAGCTCGCCCACCGCGCCAGCCACGACGCCCTCACCGGCCTGCCCAACGGCGCCGAGCTCCGCGCCCGGCTGGCCCGCCGGCTCTGTCCGCGCTCCCCGCACCCCGAACTGCCCGGTCAGGCGCCGCCCGCCGACACCCCCTACCCGGCGTCCTACGCCACCCAGGACGCCCGCCCCGCCCCCGGGGTGCCCGCACCCCTCACGCACGGCTACGCGGCTCCCGACGGGGCCCTGGAGCGCGATCGGGCGGCCTTCGCCGACGGCCAGGTGCTCCGCCACGACGGCACCCCCGCCCACCACGTGCACGCCGTCGTCCCCACCGACCAGCCCCCCGCCGGCGACCTCTGGCACGGCCACCGCCGCGCCGGCCCGGCCGGGGACAAGGGCCTCGCCGTCCTCTACTGCGACCTCGACGGCTTCAAACTCGTCAACGACCGCTACGGCCACAACGCCGGCGACGCCGTCCTGATCGAGATCGCCCGCCGCCTCCAGCAGGTCGTCCGGGAGGGCGACACGGTCGCCCGGATGAGCGGCGACGAGTTCGTGGTGCTCGCCGACGGCATCGGCCGCGAGGAGGCCAAGGAGCTGGCCGGGCGGCTGCGCAGCGCCATCCTGCCGCCGATGCGGATCGACAACCGTGCGGTCCGGGTCGGCGTCAGCCTCGGCATCGGCTGGGCCGGCTGCGGCATGAGCATCGACGAGGTGCTGCACTCCGCCGACGAGCGGATGTACGACGAGAAGCGGACCCGCGGCAGCGCCGCCCGCGGCTCCCGCGGCGAGCGCTCGCACCGCCGCGCGGGCTGA
- the folB gene encoding dihydroneopterin aldolase, translating into MDRVTLRGLRARGHHGVFERERIEGQTFVVDLVLFLDTRPAAAGDDLTRTAHYGVIAEEVTAVIAGDPVDLIETLAQRIADQCLSHEVVEEVEVTVHKPDAPITVPFDDVTITIRRGRA; encoded by the coding sequence CTGGACCGCGTCACCCTGCGTGGGCTCCGTGCCCGGGGCCACCACGGCGTCTTCGAGCGCGAGCGCATCGAGGGGCAGACCTTCGTGGTCGACCTGGTGCTGTTCCTCGACACCCGGCCGGCCGCCGCGGGCGACGACCTCACCCGCACCGCGCACTACGGCGTGATCGCGGAGGAGGTCACCGCGGTGATCGCGGGCGACCCGGTCGACCTGATCGAGACGCTGGCCCAGCGGATCGCCGACCAGTGCCTGAGCCACGAAGTGGTCGAGGAGGTCGAGGTGACCGTGCACAAGCCGGACGCCCCGATCACCGTCCCCTTCGACGACGTCACCATCACGATCCGCCGGGGCCGCGCCTGA